A genomic window from Camelus ferus isolate YT-003-E chromosome 9, BCGSAC_Cfer_1.0, whole genome shotgun sequence includes:
- the CD101 gene encoding LOW QUALITY PROTEIN: immunoglobulin superfamily member 2 (The sequence of the model RefSeq protein was modified relative to this genomic sequence to represent the inferred CDS: deleted 1 base in 1 codon), with translation MALILHVASFFLILTKLTIGQREVTVQKGPLFRAEGYPVSIGCNVTGYQGPSEQHFQWSVYLPTAPAQEIQIISTLDATFSYAVYAQRVRSREIYVERVRGNSIFLHISKLQMKDSGEYECHTPNTDERYYGSYSAKTNLIVIPDTLSVAMTPQTLSKEEGEPLELTCEASKATAQHTHLSVTWYLMQDGERSQASKIISLSKDFMLIPGLSYTERFAAGDVRLDKLGVATFRLSIGRLRPADQGQLFCEATEWIQDPDETWTFITKKQTDQTTLRIQPAVRDFHVNITAESTVPEGKPLELICLVVGGGQNPQLQGTWFFNNIETARLDAGGVLGLKKDYQERANQGQLQVSKLSPRAFSLKIFSVGPEDEGAYRCAVAEVTRAQMGLWQVLQSKQSPDSLVHLRKPAARNVVVSTKNKQQAVWEGETLTLFCKADGAESPLSVTWWHIPQDQTQPEFVAGMGQDGTVQLGASYGELDNPSNTRLEKMDWASFQLKITSTTVTDSGTYECRVSERTRNQGRDLNWTQKISVTVKPLKSSLQVNLLSRQPQVKLTNTFDLSCVVRAGYPDLKVPLTVMWQFQPAGSRDFDLLVRIAHNGTIEWGDFLPQFQKKTKVSQSSFLSQLLIHDATEEEAGVYQCKVEVYGGHCLHTNGPSRASAVSHPLRIAVTLPESKLEVNSSSQVQEISINSNTDIECSILSQSTGNLQLAIIWYFHPISTDASWLKILEMDRTNVVKYGDEFQSPRRKQKFHAERVSQGLFQLHLLNVEDSDQGKYYCAVREWLRSANSTWHQLGEKQSGLTELKLRPTGSKVRVSKVYWTENATEHREAAIRCSLESAGSPASLFSATWYRNRGNPASEMLAHLQQDGSLEYGEEGLRRRLLSYRSSPTDFVLQFQRVEMEDAGMYWCKVAEWQLHGNPSKWVAQASDESQPVVLTVLPSEPTLPSRICSSAPLLYFLVICPFVMLFLLLISLLCLCWKSRKLSTLSLNAQKEKALWVGLKGAGGRTTNRMEEDDEDS, from the exons ATGGCACTCATCCTGCATGTggcatctttttttctcattctga CTAAGCTCACCATTGGCCAGAGAGAAGTAACAGTTCAGAAAGGACCGCTGTTCAGAGCTGAAGGTTACCCTGTCAGCATCGGCTGCAATGTAACTGGCTACCAGGGACCTTCTGAGCAGCATTTCCAGTGGTCTGTTTACCTGCCGACAGCCCCGGCCCAAGAAATCCAGATCATTAGCACCCTGGATGCCACCTTTTCTTACGCAGTGTATGCACAGCGGGTGCGGAGCAGGGAAATCTACGTGGAGAGGGTCCGGGGTAACTCGATCTTTCTGCACATCTCAAAGCTCCAGATGAAGGATTCCGGCGAGTATGAGTGTCACACACCCAACACTGATGAAAGATACTATGGCAGTTACAGTGCGAAGACTAATCTCATTG TTATTCCAGATACCCTCTCTGTTGCCATGACTCCCCAGACTCTCAGTAAGGAGGAAGGTGAGCCATTAGAACTTACCTGCGAGGCATCCAAAGCCACAGCTCAGCATACCCACCTCTCCGTCACCTGGTACCTGATGCAGGATGGAGAAAGAAGCCAAGCCAGCAAGATTATTTCCCTCTCCAAAGATTTTATGTTGATCCCTGGACTCTCATACACAGAGAGGTTTGCAGCCGGGGACGTGCGGCTCGACAAGCTTGGGGTCGCCACCTTCAGGCTGTCCATAGGGAGGCTCCGGCCCGCTGATCAAGGCCAGCTGTTCTGTGAGGCAACTGAATGGATTCAGGATCCAGACGAAACCTGGACTTTCATCACGAAAAAGCAGACAGATCAAACAACTCTGAGGATCCAGCCGGCAG TGAGAGATTTTCACGTCAACATTACGGCTGAGAGCACGGTTCCTGAAGGGAAACCCTTGGAACTGATTTGCCTGGTCGTGGGCGGCGGCCAGAACCCGCAGCTTCAGGGCACTTGGTTCTTCAATAATATTGAAACGGCCCGCCTTGATGCCGGTGGAGTTCTGGGCCTGAAGAAAGACTACCAAGAAAGAGCAAATCAGGGGCAGCTCCAGGTTTCAAAGTTAAGCCCCAGGGCTTTCTCTCTCAAGATCTTCTCTGTGGGCCCAGAGGACGAAGGTGCCTACAGATGTGCAGTGGCAGAGGTGACAAGAGCTCAGATGGGCCTCTGGCAGGTGCTTCAGAGCAAGCAGTCACCGGACAGCCTCGTGCACCTGAGGAAGCCAGCAG cAAGAAACGTGGTTGTGTCTACCAAGAACAAGCAGCAAGCGGTGTGGGAGGGAGAGACGTTAACCCTTTTCTGCAAGGCAGATGGGGCTGAAAGTCCCCTGTCCGTGACCTGGTGGCACATCCCACAAGACCAGACACAGCCAGAGTTTGTGGCTGGCATGGGGCAGGATGGCACCGTGCAGCTGGGTGCCTCCTACGGCGAGCTCGATAACCCCAGCAACACAAGGCTGGAGAAAATGGACTGGGCCAGCTTCCAGCTGAAGATCACCTCCACCACCGTCACAGACAGCGGCACGTACGAGTGCAGGGTGTCTGAGAGGACCCGGAACCAGGGCAGAGACCTGAACTGGACTCAGAAGATATCAGTCACTGTGAAACCTCTGA AGTCAAGTTTGCAAGTTAATCTGTTGAGTCGTCAACCACAAGTGAAATTAACAAACACCTTCGACCTGTCCTGCGTCGTGAGGGCTGGCTACCCTGACCTCAAGGTTCCACTCACTGTGATGTGGCAGTTCCAGCCAGCTGGGTCTCGAGACTTTGATCTGCTTGTTCGAATTGCCCATAATGGCACAATCGAATGGGGGGACTTCCTACCCCAGTTCCAAAAGAAGACGAAGGTTTCACAGTCTTCGTTTCTTTCTCAACTCCTAATCCATGATGCCACCGAGGAGGAAGCAGGGGTTTATCAGTGTAAAGTAGAAGTTTATGGTGGACATTGTCTTCACACAAACGGCCCCTCGAGGGCTTCTGCCGTCTCACACCCCCTGAGGATAGCCGTCACTCTACCAG AGAGCAAGCTGGAAGTGAATTCAAGCAGTCAAGTCCAAGAGATCTCCATCAACTCTAACACTGACATAGAATGTAGCATCTTGTCCCAGTCCACTGGCAACCTCCAGTTAGCCATTATTTGGTACTTCCATCCCATTTCCACTGATGCATCCTGGCTGAAGATCCTGGAAATGGACCGAACCAATGTTGTCAAATATGGGGACGAATTTCAGAGCCCacggagaaaacaaaaattccatgCCGAGAGAGTTTCCCAAGGCTTGTTTCAGCTGCACCTTCTGAACGTGGAAGACAGCGATCAGGGCAAATACTACTGCGCTGTGAGGGAATGGCTCCGGTCCGCAAACAGCACTTGGCACCAGCTTGGAGAAAAGCAGTCAGGTCTAACGGAATTGAAACTCAGGCCCACAG GAAGCAAGGTACGTGTCTCCAAAGTGTACTGGACAGAAAATGCCACTGAGCACAGAGAGGCGGCCATCCGCTGCAGCCTGGAGAGTGCcggcagcccagcctccctgtTCTCTGCGACTTGGTACCGGAACAGAGGAAATCCTGCA AGTGAGATGCTGGCGCACCTGCAGCAGGACGGCTCGCTGGAGTACGGTGAAGAGGGGCTCAGGAGGCGCCTGCTCTCATACCGTTCATCCCCTACAGACTTTGTCCTGCAGTTTCAGCGGGTGGAGATGGAGGATGCGGGCATGTACTGGTGCAAGGTGGCAGAGTGGCAGCTACATGGCAACCCAAGCAAGTGGGTCGCCCAAGCGTCAGATGAGTCACAGCCTGTGGTGCTCACGGTGCTGCCTTCAG